Below is a genomic region from Augochlora pura isolate Apur16 chromosome 2, APUR_v2.2.1, whole genome shotgun sequence.
ttcttttctctttgcGAGCGCGAGCGGGCGGGCGGGTCTCTCGTCGCGATGAATGGCAGCATAAGAAAATAGTAAAGGTACGTTTGCACGGGCAAACACGCGGGAGAAGCACGGGCCGCTGACACAAATATCCCGTGCACGTGcacgggaggaggaggggaggggagggcgcGACTCGGCGCAGGCGAAGCCCAGTGTTGGtcttttgtaatttctttcgCTGGCTTTTTAGTTTTACGGCGCGACTGCTGCCTTCCCTTTattctcccctctctctctactctactctctgtctctctactctctttcctcttttctctcttcattCCCTTTTGCTACTTTGCCGCCGTAGGAGCGGAATAGTGCGTACACCGCCGCGTAAAACCCGAAAACCACCCGGAACGCGTTAAAAAGATCGGctatttcctttctttttctttttaactcCGATTGTTGTGTAGCCAATAGTTATTGTTTGCCGGCGACAATGCAGTGTCGATTGTCAAGCGATCGATCGGAATTTTGGCCGGCGATGGGCGATGAGCTcttgcgagcgagcgagcgagttTTGTCGCCGagcggaaaattatttcgcgagTTTTGGTTGAAACCAGTTTGAAACGCGTTAATTGACCGGCTCGACAATGTTGGTAAAGGGGTAATGAAACTCCACCGAGGAGACGGtggatttgtttaattattgtctGGAGAGTGGTTGTAACGACATCTGCGGGGCGAGATGGGAAGGAAAATTCAGAGAGCGGTCGTCGGTGTCGTCGCGATGGTGAAGGGTGGAAACTCTGTTGCAAATGTTGTAATTCTGCGATAACATGCTCcgttttgttatttaacgaagaattttatagtttggatcgttttgttatttaacaaagaattttatagtttggatcgttttgttatttaacaaagaattttataatttggaTCGTTTTGTTCATTAACAAAGCATTTTATAGTTTGGATggttatgttaattaaaacaaatggTTTTATTGTTTGGTTTAGAGGCGAGACCGTAGAAGAGCTTTTCTTCTGAtgatttattgttaaacgCAGCGAGTATAccttgttatttaatattaaactaagCGACTCGCGAGGTAAACTTTATTGCCTCAATTATGAGAATTTTAGTTGaacttttcttaatttttattatagtgtatAAAGTATTGATTCATCAGTATCTAATACAAGtagctttataattttaataattataaaataatatatgtgaaATCGGTTTCTTGATCGACGGTGGTTGATTTAGGGGTAAAAAACAGGGAAATGGTATTTCGTCCATTtgttaatatgatattaaaactgtcttttttcaatttatattcagCTATCGTAATTAAAAAGACTTTATCTTCtggtgatttatttttaaattcatcaaGATTGTCtcgttaattaatactaaatctaGCAAACGGTCAACAGAAATTGCCTCGCGAGACAAGAaaggatttattcgaatttttaacaatcgtTATAATAGCGTATCAAGAAATATATtcggaaataaaaaggaatttaaagaagaattaaaaaggaaataaaaaggaattaaaaaagaattcaagaagaaattaagaaggaatttaaaaaaaaaattaaaaggaattaaaatagaattaaaaaggaaataaacaggaattaaaaaagaattcaagaagaaattaaaaggaattaaaaaagaatttaaaaagaaattaaaaaagaatttaaaaagaaattaaaaaggaattaaaaagaaaaccaCATCCCAACAACTAAAAACAATTCTAAAGTGTCAAATAATTCTCCGCGTAAAATGTCGCAAATTCCGTCACAATTACCAATTCTCATAAACCATTTCAAAAACAATTCTCTCGAGCAGATGCTCCATGCTGATCTTACCCGAACACTTTCCTATCATCTACGACTTTCTACATTGTCTCGCCGTTTCATCCGGTTTCCACCATCTCCATTCCCGAGGACGTATCACTCTCacaccgagagagagaaagaaagagagagagagagagagagagagataaagaaagaaagagagagagtggccCTCTTAATGTCACGGTTAAACGGCAGAAACGGAGGAAAATTGCGGGCTCGCGAGGAAAGCGGAACGTGTTCACGGGAACGTAACGAACGGGGGCCCCCCTGGTAAATAAGTAATGTCGCGAAGAAAAgtgcaccgccgccgccgcacggAGTTTCATTTCCAGCCCCGCGCGGGGCTCGGAGAAAACAGTTCGGCCGGACAacggatcgcgcgcgctcgccgatGGCCGGGGATTGCGGTTGCGGAGAAGAATACAAATAGTTCTATTATTTCGTGAACAAAGGACCGGTTCCCGTGCACGGAATCTGGATCGAGccttatcaaaaataaaaaggccGTCGTCGTCCGGGCGGTCCGCCGCGCGATAGAGAGAAACGTGGGGCAAACTAAGAAGCCGGGGCGAAATGAACCGCGCCCCGTCGCAGACGTGCTTTATACCACGTTCTATACGATATTGGTCTTTCCGCGGCATCAAAGAACCAGTCGGTCTTGCTTTCGAAATAGAGATTAAGAGGAAACGCTGTTGGCCCGGAACGGCTACCCGCTGATAATTCAAAGGCCGCGCGGCTTTGTGCGTTTCCGCGACAATTCTGCGACTTATTGTCGTTTCTTAAGTCGAACggatagtttataataatgcGAAAAGTGATGGTATGAGAGTTGAAATTGCATTTGTTTAATAGACGAGAATTTCGATTGAATTTAAGTGACTGGTCTCTGAGTgtccatttaattatttcggtgACGTCACGATTGCTTCAATATAGCAGACaagttgtaatatttaatacaatttatgcagattttattttctaataacgataataatattgatgaatttatttatatatatttattggtttatattttatatttatttgtataaccACGACagtagttattattaatattacagtattattattactattttgttactactatttttattgaaaataaccaCTGCCATggttactataattattattattataaatagaagaCTGTCATTTCCttgttctttaaattatattgtactataagGTGCGTTttaagaatgaaatattaaaaattgaaaaatgtcctTACTATGgttcaaattgtttaacaaagtagaattaaattgttaatggCTCCCGGTTATTTATTACCTTATTAATTGAATCTgtactattaaaaatgatatatcaCACTCTATTGATTTGTTCTCTACTCCTATAGATGGTTTAAAACGCTTCACTATTTTAGGCTATTAAGGATAATTTATCTTCatcaatattcataatttatctctaacaatttttccgtCAATAAACCAAATTAAACCAATTTATCAGCGTCCAATAATTAACGCTACCATTCCTTCTTCtcgattaacaaatatttctcatttcAACCCCTTGACATACTTTAACAAGCTTAACAGGCGATAAAGAcgtctaataattttattaaacaatttattataattctaatacgTTCTTCtcaatctaaataaaatcaatatttaaacatctcAGTAAACCTAaacacacgataaatataaactgtcttcttccttcttagcacttattacaatcgaaaaatttataataaaattctaaataaataaaatcaatatttaaacatctcAGTAACCCTAgtcacacaataaatataaactgtctttcttcttcttagcaattattaaaatcgaaaactttataatgaaataataattaaaaattataaatttatgaagaaaatggtatggcaaggggttaataattgCGCGTGGCAGGTGCGCGAGGAAATGGACGAAGAATGTCGTATATCGTACTTTGTCATGCAGATTTATTTGCTCATATGGTCATGGgtatacaataattgtaatctAAAACTCTTGCGTATAAATATCGTCGGCCGTCGGAGTTGGCCGTTTAGGCTGGTAGAATTAGCATCGTTACTCAGTTGCCGATCGGTGGAGATAGTTCATAGAGAAGTCAGAGTGTAGCCGGATTTattgtatgtgtgtgtgtgtgcgtgtgtgagTGGTTTTACGGACAGGGACGTTATTTTATTGGTACAGCGACGACATTCACTCGAGCGGCACACGGTCGCTGTTCCGAAGACAGTTTACTCGGGTATCTACAGTGATGAGCAAAACCGAAGCCATAGGTTCGCGAgacaatattatatctaatCTTACTCCGAGGATATAACAAACtttaaaggaataaaaattataaatatattaaatagaaaattattgaaattacgcTTATTTACACCAGAAAAGTTCggttctaaataaatacatttttaatcgctacgaaaaaggaaattaaaataatatattattatatttatatattatttgtattggTACAGTGTATAactctatttatattacaattgtcTAGTTTTCGAACAAATGTATCTCGAAAAAAGTGTTGAAATTGTGTCCAGTTTCGCTCGTCACTGCGCGTGCTGGTGCCAAGCAGTGCTGGTTAAAATATTacctttaaataaaaaatagaaatatctttGAACATGTGTGTCTCCCTAAACGCGTGTCTGTTACATTGgttaatctgaaataattctttaactCTACATATGTATACGCAATATGTTATCTTCGTTATATCTTAGTCACTTTCATATCGATGGAAATactatttgaattattcatcCGACTCTACGTgtatgtatatgaaatatgtatttcatttatgtatAGCATCCTCTGGTTGGAATGTGTACATTACTAAACAGGCAAATAGCCGAAATAAACGAGCATTTTTAACAGATAATAAACGAATACTTTTAACagataataaacgaaaattatgaattatttaaatcgttcttCGCTCCTAGAAGATAGTAGTCGCTGCCATCTTTTCTTCGTTATAATaaccattaaaaaataatatctcggTTGACCGTCTGTCGCAAGCTCGGCAGCGTATGAaacattaattgaaataataatttttcacctGTATATCCGAACAGTTTTATTTCCACTACactcgaaaagaaaaatatcaccTCGAATaggcatttttttaaatatacatcttataaaatgtatcatttcaattaattgttcCATGACTCGTACACGTAACAGgtgtctttttctttctttctggtACGTCAAACTgcggaacgaaagaaaatctcgaaatattgtcttatttaaatgaaagtaTTTCAATGACTAGtttttcaatactttttatttgcaGTTCAATCGGTTCTGGCGCCGAGACCGTAATCACGGACGGCGCTCTGAATGTGAACATCGAGCGGAAGATTTACATCGACGTCCTTGTGCTTGTAGTCGTTCAGGAAGTACGAAGACGACTCCGCGTTCGTCGGGAACTCCTTCGGCAAGAACTCTTTACTTCTAGCTTCCAGCTCGAATCCTGACAAGGGGTGCTTCAACAACCTGAAGGAAATAAACGGCACTGTAAATACActgtgaaaatataattgttatttttctgtaaGATGAATGCCATTAAGGTTTCCCAgttattagggtgtcccagttATTATGGTGTCCCAGTTATTATGGTGTCCCAGTTATTATGGTGTCCCAactattagggtgtcccagttATTAGGGTGCCCCGGCTACTAGGGTCTCCAACTATTATGGTGTCCCAACTATTAGGGTATCCCAACTATTAGAGTGTCCCGGTTATTAGGGTGTTCCAattattagggtgtcccagttATTAGGGTGTTTCAACTATTATGGTGTCCCAACTATTAGAATGTCCcaaatattagggtgtcccaacTATTAGGTTGTTCCATAAGTTCCTAATAATAGTTTATGATAACAATTTGATGGGTGATTACTTACTCGTAAGTCGTCGGACTGACGTGGATGCGAAGGGGTTCGCTCAGGGACTCGAATTTATTTGCTAAGGTAACATTGTGCCCGAACAGGCAATACCTGGGCATTTTCTTGCCGACAACACCTGCTAACACCATTCCAGTGTGAATTCCAATCCGCATCTGACAAAATAATGTACAAGTTATCGCAAAGTCATTGGTTTCTGTTATCCAGCAGTTATGGAGTATTTAGAGAAGAAAGTTCTGCcagaaaattacaatagatTTTAACGCTTTGTCTGCCACAGTaacgatttagaaaattttagaaaattgaagtGTTTTGtttgtcaaattaaaattgatatatagtataataaagtgATAATGTGataatagtacaatatattaataatataacataagaataatataacaacataactttttcaaaattcttctgttttaCGAATCCTAatcgactttgaaaaatttaacaaatcaGACCTGGGtaaacatatttcaattaacaaatacagatattttgcaaatattgttCCTCTCAACTTTGTTACATACGCTTCactagcaataataatttatctctGCATCAACTGAAACGCTAGTTAAAGCACTCAATTGATTttacgaatatataataaaattatttaaaatacagattttacaatataatcttGAAATGCTtgattgaaacaaatattttctttactgtACATAAAATGAGACTCATGAGAATATTACTTCCGTAAAGTTTCATCGATCGAGCAACTGCGAGAGCATGTCGTGACATTTGTGTTTACATACGTGTTTACATTCGCGATATGTACATTGTCATAAGCAAACAGATGATAAATGTTCCATTCacattcattaattaaaagacaaatacgaaaaattatcaaaacagtatgtatttcttttcttactttctctctcaagcattaataatgaaaaatagaattaatatataattccaaataaaaatagaatttcaaataattaattatacacatAGAAAtgacatttcaaataattctttccaAAATCATCTGGCAAAAatctgaattaataatattctctttACCACAacttaaataactatttacaaaattttgataactatctctaaattttataaatatctctaaaatgtcaaataaatcttgaaatattaattcacaCAActaggaattattaatataatcacCCAGATTTGTTACAGACCAGCGTGATATAACAATGGGACAACTTTCAAATCTAAACAAATAGTTCCGCCGCAGGTGtacgcgcgacgcgtcggtcGAAGTCTTTGCGAtgcagtaaaaatgaaatcagCAGACAAGAGCGCAGAGATTCGTACCCTTATCGGCTTGCCCTCGTGAGTCATGTGATGAGAGCAGGCTTCTATCATTTTCAGGGCCATCCAAGCTATTTGCTGCGCGTGTATGAAGGTGTCGCGATGAAGGCCGCAGGCAACGCAATAAGCATCTCCGATCGTCTCCACCTGTGGCAATCAACCGATGGAAAGTTCTTAAATAGCGTACATTTCGTTCTACGTACACtggcttaaccctttgactcgAGAGGCGCATCTGTGacgtcattaaaattattgtaacacgttccaaaattaattctacagatatatttttatatatatatataaaatagaaatattggaagtcagaaaaattattatttttaataattttcatcaacATTATTAACtgtagatttgcagttgatatggcttcgaatgcaaagggttaaccctttgccaaCCGATAGCCTACAAATCGGCTTTTCAACTTAATTTTTAacctgttattaatatattattacataatttttttaaatattagcttCTTTTCGCGAGGaatgtaataaacaatatacccaaaaagaaatattgttcaatgctaatgttacgaaaatataaaaatatttacggcCGAATGTCCAGatggtaaagtgttaaaataaaagttctatTGTTATTCTAGCATCGAGAGGACACGTCGATTTCCATGGATTTGCATTGACAATTTCGTTCGCGGCTTGTCTGGCAAtgacatttacatttaaacaGTTCGCACCTTGTACACGTCCAGCTGTCCGCAAAACGAATCGAACTGCTCGTAAAGATTTTGTAGCATATTGATGACGTTCATCGGCGTCGCTGTCGAACAGATCTCCGTGAAGCCGACTATGTCGCTGAATAACATGGTCACGTCCTGGTAGATTTTTGCCTCTATGGTTTCGCCTGGAAAAAATCACCGTTCACTTTAGAATGATTCTATAATcgttgattatattatatatacatgtataatttttaatataacataattaattaatagtgaTTGTAGTgattgaaatatatgtattgttacagtaattattatgtatataattctaGAGTAGAATATGGTAATTACggtgtataatataataattattatatataaaaattaaaatatatagtataataatatttctggcGACGCACCTAACCACAGTCGTTTCGCTATGTCAGGCGGGAATATAAGATGAAGAAGACTGACGTTCTTCTCCCTTTCCGCAGACACTAGAAGGCTTGCTTCTTCTATAGAGCTCTTTAATTTGTCCATTCTCCTCCTCAGACCGTCCTGCAACAGTAAATATTATCAGTATACacgtttcattaaaagtatccataaactttaaaaatcaaaagttggcaattttctatttttttttattaattgttagcATTGATAGATCCATTCACAAAGTATAGTAATCATTCCTTTTGGAACAGCTACTTAGGGGATGTTTAAAGAGATTATAACTATATCATAACatatttcagtattaaattatcaccaaactaattaaaattgaattaaaatcgtatttaaattgaattaaaagcAACGAATACCTAAAATTAGCTATTAAATGTACCAAAACCTTTGCTAttcctaaaataaatttttaaagtatattcAAGTAAAGAACACGTTCGCAATTGAACCGTCGGTTCATCACCAGCGCAGCATAACCTACACGCTCTGTATGCTAGCGACATCTACGCCGAGTCACAGCCTCGGTAACGTAGGTATtcttactataatatagtcaAACCTAACTACAGTATATTCGAGATAATGATCATCGACGAGTGCACTTCGATGCAATTACGAGACGATTAATAATGCATATCCCATCGCGAAACGAGACCGGCTATTTAAAATCTCTCCGACttcattgatatttatagCGTGCACGCATCGATCGGACGCACAACAAGTGAATTCggtgaatatatataaatttaacgaCGTTATAATGGGATTGCAAATTGCAGTTTTCTACCTGTGCTCTCGCTTGCTCCCCCACCAAAATCACTTCTCTCGTCGCGTCGTATAATGGTATATCGGATATAAAAAGTCCTCGACCTGTCAGCCCTTCGAGGCCGTTCAGGAACGGCGAGCTAACGAACAGGATCGAATCCGATTCGGGACAGTGAACCATCTGACCTTTCATCTCTAAGCCCTGGaacgtataaaattacattagaaGGAAAAATTAGGAAACGAGCAACTATAACAAATAAtgttaaactttgaaaaatatttagacgCTGTACTGTTTTAGGagctttctttctattttcagagtccattattaaccctttgctctcgggTAGAGACTCTAAGGCGACactaaatattatagcaatatttaaaaaaatattttcatattattaaatttagatctaatcgattaattgttaaataatagaattctcTTCTTAGCGTATGCTTATatctgtttttaatattatatgtgttGAAAAAAAGCAAGTAAATGTGGAATAAAAGTAAGAGTAATTTGaagcaaatagaaaattatgtaaaattaattaaactagtctcgagtgcaaagggttaatatttttgcgaaaaaTGTTTCTGCGATCGAATCTTCTCAAATTGAAATCTTCTTTCTCTGTTAAAAAGCACCTTAAAACTCGACTTATTTAAGCTTCTTACATTATGTTAAACCATTGCAAAATTAACAATGTAACTTTCATACGAATTATAACATAATCatcagactgcggatcttatacaataataacaaaaacgaACAATTGAAACTTGAAACTGAAACTATACTACTATTACAAGAACTTCGTTATTTAATCACgttatttataacttattaaaactattgtaTCCAGGAACAAGTAACCATTAATTTCACAATTACTGTAATCAAtgaattctaatttcttttcattttatatcgCAAAGATCTTCAGTctaataattgttttcatcAATTAAGGCGACAAACTCAACGCCAAtcgaagtttcattaaaacgtTTCGAATCGCTCGGGTTAATCGATCGCCCGAAGTTTTCAATGAACCGTTTAACGTACCTCCGCGGGATACTTATCGACGCCCTGCGGTTTCTGCAGGGTCAGGACGAAGGGTGTGTTCGCCCGTTTCAGTATCTCGCGGAAGGACAGGGTGACGCTGCGGGGCCTGGTGAAGGCGAAGTACGTCGATATCTTGCGGCCGAGGCGGGCCAGGTGGGGCCCGAAGATCTTCATGAAGCCGACGCCGAGCTGGACGAGCTCCAATTGCCGGTCGACGACGAAATGCCATGGAAACGCTTTGCAGAAGCTCGAGACCCCCATGGGAAAGTCTGTGGCCTTGGTCGAGGGTGGACGGAAAGTGGACGAGGCGCTCGTCTCGACGCTCTCGTGGTCGATCTCCCAATCGACGGTAGGGCGATGGTTGTAGCGCTCCGGAACGATACGAAGTCTGCCGAAcgattattatactatagttaTTCCTTAATAGTGATCTATATCACAACGTTTCCCTAATTGTCCGTTGGCTTGTAAGcagaaatggacaatttgggaagaggaggcacgattattcgagtctcgcgctttatttttataattgttggtATTTGGTGATTGTTAAGGtaatttgtttcaaattgtttcttttattattcttcgatCGTGATctgtagaataatatttccctAATTGTCCATCGGCTTGTAAGCAGAAAAGGACAATTTGGggagaggagatacgattattcgagtctcgagctttatttttataattgttggtATTTGGTgattgttaagataatttctttcaaattgtttcttttattattcttcgatCGTGATCTGTATAATAAAGTTTCCCTAATTGTCCGTTGGCTTGTAAGTACAAATGGACAGTTTAGGAAGAGGAGGcacgattattcgagtctcgcgctttatttttataattgttggtATTTGGCgattgttaagataatttgtttcaagt
It encodes:
- the Gycalpha99b gene encoding guanylate cyclase 1 soluble subunit alpha 2 codes for the protein MACPFSRDRITTSCLGGNPSRQSSFEVTASTTREETECANKKETINLQHLRSAVLLLTNPPNLWIRIALGNVLRINEFMIPRSGPLNAVFRSDDNEDVDLLVNIYDAADFEFDIDKRRLFDALGCELIYAACVDLIERAFRCLGNDLTAFLTTLDGVNDVVQHQSGSEVEAAFVCNTTPEEILLDFTTHHPSRAYLLVGSLKGIARKFYNDYATVTVTESPCKNDEYRLRIVPERYNHRPTVDWEIDHESVETSASSTFRPPSTKATDFPMGVSSFCKAFPWHFVVDRQLELVQLGVGFMKIFGPHLARLGRKISTYFAFTRPRSVTLSFREILKRANTPFVLTLQKPQGVDKYPAEGLEMKGQMVHCPESDSILFVSSPFLNGLEGLTGRGLFISDIPLYDATREVILVGEQARAQDGLRRRMDKLKSSIEEASLLVSAEREKNVSLLHLIFPPDIAKRLWLGETIEAKIYQDVTMLFSDIVGFTEICSTATPMNVINMLQNLYEQFDSFCGQLDVYKVETIGDAYCVACGLHRDTFIHAQQIAWMALKMIEACSHHMTHEGKPIRMRIGIHTGMVLAGVVGKKMPRYCLFGHNVTLANKFESLSEPLRIHVSPTTYELLKHPLSGFELEARSKEFLPKEFPTNAESSSYFLNDYKHKDVDVNLPLDVHIQSAVRDYGLGARTD